A single Ptiloglossa arizonensis isolate GNS036 chromosome 2, iyPtiAriz1_principal, whole genome shotgun sequence DNA region contains:
- the Mrpl30 gene encoding mitochondrial ribosomal protein L30: MANCRNVLLTFVRHRHYSKRWLEDAVRYDLIKYHPVKKTHVDPPIVPSKVFQVYRVKPFKGKPWWEKDILTQLGFKERVNDPVFVKNTPEMCKVLWQVKHLIKVIPLKIPERLPDINDLSNVYVHESGRYDNFGKLDPVRLEATLKAQSSVKKLSTATISEKLRLQWMKGNF; this comes from the exons ATGGCAAATTGTAGGAACGTTCTATTAACGTTTGTACGCCATCGACACTACTCGAAACGTTGGCTCGAGGATGCCGTTCGATACGACCTGATCAAATATCATCCAGT TAAGAAGACTCACGTGGATCCTCCAATTGTACCGTCGAAAGTTTTTCAAGTTTACAGAGTAAAACCCTTTAAAGGTAAACCTTGGTGGGAAAAGGATATTCTTACGCAATTAGGCTTCAAAGAAAGA GTGAACGATCCAGTGTTTGTAAAGAATACACCAGAAATGTGCAAGGTACTTTGGCAAGTGAAGCACTTGATAAAGGTCATTCCGTTAAAGATTCCAGAAAGGTTGCCGGATATCAACGACTTGTCGAACGTTTACGTACACGAGAGTGGAAGATACGACAACTTTGGAAAGCTAGATCCCGTTCGCCTAGAAGCTACTCTGAAAGCGCAATCGTCCGTAAAGAAATTATCTACGGCGACCATAAGCGAGAAACTTAGACTTCAATGGATGAAAGGAAACTTCTAA